The following nucleotide sequence is from Cicer arietinum cultivar CDC Frontier isolate Library 1 chromosome 2, Cicar.CDCFrontier_v2.0, whole genome shotgun sequence.
TAGTTGCTTGCATCTTgcacatatatacatatatatatatatatatatatatatatatatatatatatatatattataaaaaaagaataataataaaaacgtAATTTGCTATATTGAGGCGTGATTTGTTGATCTATTCTTAAAGCCAATTGGTTGGATGACTTATTAGCTATTTTAGCTGATAGCGACTCCTCatacatctaattaattaaagtcTACTCCTCtatattatatcaattaattattagataattttgaatataatcaaatagaaagaaaaacaacaaagaGTTGAATAATGCATgcatacaatttttatttattaacgCATGATAccttttatgataaattattaatgCATGATATTGATGTAAAGAAAGTagcaattttataattttttaaataaggctgtgtttttttttcttttacaatgttctatttaattaagaagaaaaaattatttgaaaaataaaacctCAAATTTGCATTATGTGATCATTTGAGCTCCACGTAATGGTTTGGTAGAATCTTAGAGTATGTATATATGGGGGGTCCTTGAGTGGTCATATATGGACGTGacacaatatatataataatatattattaatgctAGATTAGTAGTTATAATTAGCTGctaatttttttctcataaaaaatatgtaattaagtATGAGTACTATCGTTGTTAAAGATATTTTTGTGAAGatggagaaaaagaaagaaaaaaaagaaaaagattgaGAGGGTCGTAGTCACGTTGTTAACAATAAGAAGAGAGTGGGGTTAAGTCAAGAATTTCGACTATACACACAATAATATTTGGGAGGATCTTACACGTGTTACACGATTGGGCACCGCCATTTGACCCGTGAACTGGCACGTGCGAGGGATTACTATGCTTCTCTTCTTTTTATCTTCTACTAAACCACCATTTTCTCTACTTTCAAATCGTAggatgatatattttttttattttactcaattataattttaaattattttttaaataattaaaataatttttgaaaaatataatttattattataaaagtatttgaaaaatacaattttctgTTAAAATAGTATGTGACCATTATGACGTTGCATACTAAATTGACTGACATTTTAATCATTCGAaaactaatttgaattttttattgaatcaGAGACTAAAGTGATTGTGTTCTatattttcatggactacaatAATAATTTACCTATTTTTTTGCTTCTTacgataataataattttttgttttaatctccCAGAGGAATAAGTTTTAATAATCTAAAGGTTAATTATAatgtattttgataattttttatttatagataaaaatgttaatattattatagttaaattaattttctcaagtTAGAATATAGGACCacctttttataatttattcgaTGTCTCTTAATTTATCAAGTGAATTATCTAAGAGCTtcttctttaacttaattttaagtatttttaacattttctaatgatgaagatgaaatCCTTTATAATTCATCTTATcaaaaatataagcaaaagtgaaaatttaagtaaaatatattgatttttgtttctatttgtGATCAAATAGACCATTCGACAAGCTCAAACATAATCATTTCACATAAGTAACAAATacttaattcatatatatacactagtgcaaattttgaattaaaatacccataaaacctaataaaaatactttcgtaaatataattcaattgatAATTGCATCAACATTGATATATAGATTTGAGTTTGACCTtaaaattttgcatttttctacATTTAATATAGGAGTCTACTATTAGGTTATTTAATGCAAAAGTATTTtctaaaaactttattttcaacttgaaaaattatttattttagaaatttaattaaacacatattaataattaatacatattaataattaatacatctagatggttctatattaTTAAATCCTATGtgacattatttaaaatatgttacatTATAATATTTGTGCATAGAAATTTGAGGGAGAGACTACAACTAGAGGATTTCAAAATGGAGGACTAATCttgtaaatagaaaaaaatgataattaaaattgtaattaagttggtatttaaaattttaagcaaCATGTTCCATTAGAAAGCATGGTCAATTTAGTcactaaaatttgaaaattctaTAGGAAGATAATTAatcattcaattattattttaagagtaAAAGCCCATTTTAGTCTTTGAGAAATTTTGAGAGACTCAATTTAgtcattgaaaaaaataaaagcactTTTTAGtccataagaaaaataaactgGATTAAATTAGTCCctgaaaaattttaaaagaccaaataaaatccataaaaatttaaaaacacattttagtccttaagaaaaataaaccgggacaatttagttcttagctcaatttagagaaaaataaaccCTATTGTTATTTCATCTAGAGAAACCACAAGTCTAAGATATAAACCCTTTTGATTCCATAGTGATATACGATTCTGAAGGTGTGACTTTCGCTGTTTATATTGTTTGTTTTAGAAGTtgcattttcttcttcattctcatgtttttcttcttcacccTCGCAGCTTCTGAGTgcgttttatttttttcctgcTCACATTTTTTAAGGTGAGATTTCATGTACTATTCATGCAATTTTTgctttgttgttgttattttttgtgaattttttatttggcCTTTGAGATTTGtggatattttatttatcgatGACGGAATTTTCGATTCTTACTTTGttatgttatgatttttttttgtttttgttctttgctattttatgtgaattttttattcaaatttaagtGACAAGCATAAATCAAGTCAACAAATTAGAAGAAACTAGTTGGGTAAGAATAGGATCACATattgatacttttttttatatgttatgttttgaatCATTTTAGATACCGTTGTGGTTTAATTTAGATATTATTGACGCTGTTTTAAATCATATTATAGTTAGTGAAATTTTTATTGTAAGGATTAAATTgttcatttaattattgttagacttattgtctatttttaattattgttaatgatctaattatcatttttttaatagaaattacaTGTGGGAGAATCAAGTTGACGAGTCATCGaacaaattagtaaaataaatccAATTTTCTAACTGTGGTTCATATAAGGACTAATTTGGCcttgtttatttttcttatggactaaaaaatatttttattttttttcaaggaCTACAATAAGTCTTTAAGAATTTCTCAGAGACCAAAATGAACCTTTACTCTTATTTTGACAATGTGGACAAACTATCGTGTTAGCATCTATTTACGATTTGAATGTTGGATGATTTTAGACGGttaagtctatattttttttttatatatttgatattttattaaaaaaaacatgataaaTAGCATATAATGCCATGatgttcttttaattttttttttaaaaatacatatatattaaaacaaagaCTTGACTCttcaaaactttttaaaaaccAACTCGCAAACACACCTTAAGTAATTGCCAAAGGAAATAGTTAGACTGATCTGATTTAATTTGAGTTAGGAACtcgttaattcatgaatttgaggtctcaaattataaaatgctaattttagaaaattatgtTGTTTCTCTCGTCACGTCTCACCTATATATATggctatgtttttttttttttttttactaaaaggaAAGATACTTATTGATTCAAATGGTAAAATACAAAATTCAGTGTTCAGAATACTTATATTTTTGAATCTGTAACATTGACGATGgtaaaattattgattaaaatttgtaaTCGATCAAAGTTATTCTGTCAATTTGAACTAAAATAAACACtacactaaaataaataaaaatacattactATGTcgaaaaaattcataaacttcagacgacaaaattacaaaaaaaattatgaacgAAAAAACTAATTcgatataaacaaaaaaaaaaattaaaaaaaaaggtaattctaaaccaaaatatcattttaaaccACCTAAAAAAAAAGACAAGGTTTAAGGTTTGTGGGAGGGTGCTGTAACCGAAACCTCCAACTTTTTGAACTTGGTGTTGTGAGTGGGATTTCACGtcacctttttatttatttattttcctttatttGCTGCCCGAAGTTTGTGGCACGCATCTAGTTATGATATGCAAACACTATCACATTCACATCAAATcaatttgaaaaagttttttATGTTTTGGTTAAATTGTGTTTGGGTTGTTAACGGTGTGAATCCTCTATATCGGTATAagaaagatagaaaaaaaatatttagatgaAATATTGGAATAGAGAATATGCAtccatttatttgtaattttggcACACTCTTGTATTTTTAATTgacttatgtttttttttatagaggAGATGggataattataatttttaatttcgtTTATTAAGTAGAAGTATGATAGAATTACTATGGGGAGGGTTTGAGAGAGCATTATCTTTATCTTGGACCAAGAACAACGAAACAAATGAGTTTAACTTTACATGTTAACTCAAAATCTtaagataataaatttaagGATTTATGGGTCCGTTTATATATTATtcaaccataattttttttaggtaATATAAGACTTTTAATTTACATTTGCTACACAACAATATCTCCTTCATGTCTAAATCGGGCATCTAAATCCATTTCATTCATTTGATTATGCCCCCCTCAAGTAGAAGGTTTTTATCCACATTCACTTACACCGTTGTTGACCTCTACATCTATATACACTTGCACTGCTGTTGATCTCCTCATATCAACGAAACACGTTGTCTGAATacttttacaaatttaattgtgtttttatattgtaaattgaataatttaaccctcttgataaaattatataaaaaatattatatttttttattaacgtatttatactttaatttttttaaatatcgtATCTTATATCTATACCAAAAGACACTCTTTTTTTACCAGCTCTATATATAGAGgatattatgtatttattttgtatcttttattattttttcaatcaaCATAGGTCTAACAAATTTAGAGgctaacacaaattttaaaaatgaaatttttttgatgTAAAATTAAGACTCTTTAAAACCAAAATACTAACATAAAAAGTTAtgaatattctaaaaataaattaaaaaaacttattgattacttttttatttgtaaaaaaaaaaaagtcgtGACATGTTTAGATTTAAACCAAATTAAACTTTACACTTTACCAACTTagctaaaattttattaatataaagtttgtttttaatttaaagatttttatTTCATGATATCCCTTAAAAGATAGGGTATTGAATGAATGTGAGCAAGGACATAGGACCTCTCATAGTCATAGTCATAGTCATATATCACAGTTTAGAGAATTTGGTAAACCAAAGACTTTTTGTATGGTGGGTGCGAACCCATCAATGACCACCACCGATTAAACTATGCTATCATAACATATTCAAAAACAACCCCACAAACCACATAACTGAAAGATACGTCAATTAAATCacacttttattttatgcaaagcaaaaaaattgtttcactttatgtacatatttattttaatcttgaCCTTCTATCAagtattaattcatttttttttctttcatcttcatctcaaaataaagttcattaaactataatgaaaaatatttgatatgtttATATACCACCTCGCTTCCTAAATATAAAGTTCTTTTCAACAATACTTAAGAATTTATAAAAGTCATTTTTTAAGCAAATGCGTCAATAATgcgcttttttttttctatctaaaATTATCctttaatcataaaatatattttaatttttcatttaattaaaaatatttttatgaaaaaataatcaatatatctTGTAATTTAGAAAATGTCTCATAAATAGagacaaatttatttataaaagcaTTATAATCATctttttataatcaattatttttatttttatataattgtacTATTGATGAAAGAAATGAAAGAAAGGGAACACAAGCAAGATTACATGGCTTCATCATTACAAGAAGCATGAAATTGTTGACGTGTTGTGTcctttatgcatgtttgacttTTTGACTAGGTAAGACCACctctattttaatttgaaaacaatgGTAAAAACTTTAAAAGGTAAATTTAGCTGTATGTTCATCTAACTTAAAATGTTATTATACTCCAATTTTGTCCGCCacattgttttcaaaaataaaataaaataaagatatacaTTTTTCTCCGCTCCATTTAATATGAGAAATATGTATATACATTTTtggtataaaataattttacatttatattcaataatatatgtattttgttatattaattcatctattttattttatttttataatatgacatgaaaaaataaataatatttattaaatatcagtttgaaattaatttatattaatagtgTATATTCATTAACTTTTAgtctattttgttttatttatttttgaataaaaaagtaaataatagtGTTTGTACGTtggattcatttatttttatcaagtatttaatttatttcaaatttagtttgatctaattcaaaacaaaaaaaaaagttcaatctGAAGAAAAACCAGAAAACAAACTCTTTCATTACAAACCcaaattacataaaataaaaaatttaaaaaataacaaatcataaaagaaaagaaaacaaaagcaCAAAGAAAAAGGGGCAGAATTTTCATTTTTACCCAAAAAAAAGGGCAAAAGCCTGTCCCACCATCCCCAAttattttgctaaaaaaattaataataacctAAAAACCTAATTGAGTACACAATAAGAAGAATCAACCAAAAAGGTAAGGGATTAATGATAATGTATCATTTTAATTGTTGATTGATATCATAATCAATcttattcattttctttcattGCCTTCCATAACCACATGCATCATGAAATGTCTACATTATTTTTAGTGGGCTCTATAATATTGAAATCCTAATTCACCTAAGAGGcaaacacaaaatttaaaagatcAAAGTGAAGCTGTAGCAATTCAAAGAGGTCTTAAGTTTATACCATATAGTCCACTACATATagaggtatttttttttttcaaatttatttctaTGTTATTGTTTACATTGTGATTATGAATCTCCACTATGTGCTTCTTTGGTGTTTATTTAAACCCAAATGCtgttaaaattaaactaaactatgaatcaaaattatttcactCTTCTTGCTCTAAGTtataatcaataatattatttatacattGACGTGTTTATCTGTCtgttttattgataaaaaattaaataatttgattaataaagaataaaaaattataaaaacatattCTAAATGAACggtgttttaattatttcattcatttctgAACTTTGTTATGAAGTATAAAGATTGAAGTTTCGGGACTTTAACATTACTTTAACATATTGTAGATATGATACTATAACTTTGGGAGGAAGAGCCAAATTTCTGAAGAACTTACACAATATGGAGTACTCTTCTGCTGAAATGGTGAagtcaaaatatttattcatttttatcatCTTTTCCatctaatttataatatatcttttattttcagATATGTGTTCTAAAAGTAAATACAGATTGTGAGGCATGTAAAGTAAAAGTGATGCAGATCTTGCAAAGAATTCGtggtattttcttttttttttttctaataactTTTTCGTaatataaacttaaaatttcaaaatcagGGCGGACCCAACACATTATGAGGTTTAAAGTGAAATTATTAGGTatgattttttcaaaaattaataaataaattattaatattttatttaataattataaaatatttctttagtagaattaataccattttcaaatatattttttctatattttttaaaaataaaataagatattttaacTGTTTTACAGCAATATCAAAAactcatataaaaaatttcatcaaaaaatcaaaagttaAACTTTTTTAGGCTTTTCTTCTTTCTATGTATAGTAAAAgactttttataatatattattgggtCTTTgtactttataaaaattaaaataaaaaaaaaatttgacgaGGGGTCTAAAGCAAGGGTTTTATGTGCCTCTCCCTTGAACCTGATCAAAATATCTAATtgtaacaatatttaattagaCTTTACTTATCTTTCACCTTTATATCATTTTACTATAATTCATTTATCTTGATATTCGAaggtttaaaaaaaacaaaacatgtgTTTCTCCATTTGAAAATTGTACCAAACAAGGAAAAAATACTCAAGAAAATGAATTCAAAGCATGGTTGagtttttctatttaaaattgtaGTAAACTAGGCAAAATATGTTATGTTATACACATTGATATTTTTATCCTACACTATAATTTTTCAGGGGTTTATAATATAACTATTGATGGAGAAGATGGAACGGTGAAAGTTAATGGAAGAGTAAATCCAAATACATTATTGAATGTGTTAGAAAAGTATGGAAAACATGCAGAAGTTAAGTATGTCAAATTTGATggtgaagttgttgaaagaaatcCTAATTACTATGGTGAACATGGATATAATTATAATCCCTATGATAGCATGgaatatttttcatatcctccacCTTTGCCTTGTCCTCAACATCAAGGGTATCATCATCACTATCCATATTTTTCTCAACCACCACCTATGCCGCCGCCGCCACTAGTACCATATCAATTTCCACCTCCTCAGCCGCCATTAGTACCATGTCAATTTCCGCCACCTCCTCCACCGGGGCCACTTTGGGGGCCAACGCAACCTACGCCGCCTCCGCCGCCTCGTCCGTATGGTTATGGACCTCCTCCTATGACATCATTTTATCCACCTCATAATCTCCCCCAAGATGAGTACACAAGACAAAATAATCCAAACAAATGTGCAATGATGTAGAGATTGAAAATCAGAAGcaagaagaaattcaagtgATTATTTATGCTAAAGTCTAGTACTCTTTATTTAATGTAAAATGTTAGGCCATAAATTATATGTTGATTATGAATTcaatatttttgtgttttccTTGGTTTGTACATGATTTTTTGACTCACTATTTTTGGTATTGGTTAACGACATGGCCAGTAGTGTCATCCCAAAGCAACAAATTCCCCTTTCTTTCAAATGCTACAAAGCTATATTAGAGAAAAAATGTACAACAAATATATTTGAACATAGCATCAAAACTTTCAGCTTCTAAGCATAATAGGCTCAAAAAGGTGCCACAATTTTGCTTTCCTCCAACATGCCATGTCAAGTTGATTCT
It contains:
- the LOC101496053 gene encoding uncharacterized protein — its product is MEYSSAEMICVLKVNTDCEACKVKVMQILQRIRGVYNITIDGEDGTVKVNGRVNPNTLLNVLEKYGKHAEVKYVKFDGEVVERNPNYYGEHGYNYNPYDSMEYFSYPPPLPCPQHQGYHHHYPYFSQPPPMPPPPLVPYQFPPPQPPLVPCQFPPPPPPGPLWGPTQPTPPPPPRPYGYGPPPMTSFYPPHNLPQDEYTRQNNPNKCAMM